In Humulus lupulus chromosome 7, drHumLupu1.1, whole genome shotgun sequence, the following are encoded in one genomic region:
- the LOC133791745 gene encoding uncharacterized protein LOC133791745 yields the protein MIHQLAQGGVASNNGQNAVIVADDRDRAIRQYALPLFNELNPGIVRPKIQAAQFELKPVMFQMLQTVGQFSGMPTEDPHLHLRLFIEVSDSFKLPGVTKDALRLKLFPYSLRDRARAWLNSLPSDSVSTWQELAEWFLMKYFPPTKNAKLRNEITSFQQLDEESLYEAWERFKELLRKCPHHGIPHCIQMETFYNSLNTHTRMVVDASANGVLLAKSYNELPTSRLSTGRKVAGIHDVDAITSLAAQVSSISNMLKTMNMGMNQSMGQPMGTQMGKMESISCVYYGEGHTFDNCPSNPAAVCYMGNQNRNGPYSNSYNPSWRPHPNFSWSNQGAGPSNPSMPPRPNFPPGYPPQAPQQRPQQQTMQSSSLENMLKEYIVKNEAMIQSQAASLRNLENQVGQLANELRNRPHGTLPSDIENPRSMGKEHCKVVTLRSGKELEKDKIKSGHEGEPSSIQINEEFQKDAELPSAQKSASAQNAAGMPQHCQPASSISKKSPPFPQRFQKQKLDSQFKKFLDMLKQLHINIPLVEALEQIPNYVKFMKDILTRKRRLGEFETVALTKECSSFLQNKLPPKMKDLGSFTIPCTIDRSLAYPDGKIEDVLVKVDKFIFPVDFIVLDYEADREVPIILGRPFLATGRTLIDVQKGELTMRVQDEQATFNVFKDMRFPDEVEECSVVSVVDYLASKELENNFDDPLEKLIMFDSHAEDEDEYLPWLEASSQGLHTRKHFESLELPSRSFAAPKPSMEKPLELELKALPSHLRYAYLGKSSTLPVIVSAELSME from the exons ATGATCCACCAGTTAGCTCAAGGGGGAGTAGCTTCCAACAATGGGCAAAATGCAGTTATTGTGGCTGATGACAGAGATCGTGCTATCAGGCAATATGCTCTCCCCCTCTTCAATGAGCTCAATCCAGGCATCGTCAGACCAAAAATTCAGGCAGCACAGTTTGAATTGAAGCCAGTCATGTTCCAGATGCTTCAAACTGTGGGTCAGTTTAGTGGGATGCCAAcagaggatcctcaccttcacctTCGCTTGTTCATTGAAGTAAGTGACTCTTTCAAGTTGCCCGGAGTGACAAAGGATGCATTGAGACTAAAGTTGTTCCCATACTCCTTGAGAGATAGAGCCAGAGCTTGGTTGAACTCCTTGCCATCTGATTCTGTGAGTACTTGGCAAGAGTTGGCTGAGTGGTTTCTGATGAAGTATTTTCCTCCCACTAAAAATGCCAAGCTTCGCAATGAGATTACTTCATTTCAACAACTTGATGAAGAATCCTTATATGAGGCATGGGAGCGGTTTAAGGAGTTGTTACGCAAATGCCCTCACCATGGCATTCCTCATTGCATCCAAATGGAGACCTTCTATAACAGTCTTAACACTCATACTAGGATGGTGGTTGATGCTTCAGCGAACGGGGTTCTTCTTGCTAAGTcctataatgag ttgCCCACTTCTAGATTGTCTACCGGTAGAAAGGTGGCCGGTATTCATGATGTAGATGCCATCACTTCTTTGGCGGCCCAAGTGTCTTCTATTTCTAATATGCTCAAGACAATGAATATGGGGATGAATCAATCAATGGGGCAGCCTATGGGCACACAAATGGGGAAAATGGAGAGCATTTCTTGTGTGTATTATGGTGAGGGTCATACTTTTGATAACTGTCCTTCTAATCCGGCAGCTGTATGTTATATGGGGAACCAAAATAGGAATGGTCCTTATTCTAATTCCTACAACCCATCATGGAGGCCACACCCCAATTTTTCATGGAGTAATCAAGGAGCTGGCCCTAGTAATCCTTCGATGCCTCCAAGACCAAATTTTCCACCGGGTTACCCCCCTCAAGCACCACAACAAAGACCACAACAACAAACAATGCAATCTAGCTCTCTTGAGAACATGTTGAAGGAATATATAGTGAAGAATGAAGCCATGATTCAGAGCCAAGCGGCTTCATTGAGGAACTTAGAAAACCAAGTTGGGCAACTAGCTAATGAGCTTAGAAATAGACCCCACGGTACACTGCCAAGTGATATCGAGAATCCAAGGAGTATGGGGAAGGAACATTGTAAAGttgtcactttgaggagtggaaaAGAGTTGGAGAAGGACAAGATCAAGTCTGGGCATGAGggtgagccctcttcaatccaaataaatgaggaaTTCCAAAAAGATGCTGAACTTCCTAGTGCACAAAAATCAGCCTCTGCCCAGAATGCTGCAGGGATGCCGCAGCATTGTCAACCAGCAAGCTCAATTTCAAAGAAGTCACCTCCATTTCCTCAACGTTTTCAGAAGCAAAAGTTGGATTCTCAATTCAAGAAGTTTCTAGATATGTTGAAGCAGTTGCATATCAACATCCCACTGGTAGAGGCACTTGAGCAAATTCCTAACTATGTAAAATTCATGAAAGATATTCTTACAAGGAAGAGAAGGTTAGGAGAATTTGAGACAGTGGCTCTTACCAAGGAATGTAGCTCATTCTTGCAAAACAAGCTGCCACcgaagatgaaagatcttgggagTTTCACCATTCCATGTACCATTG ATAGATCTCTTGCTTATCCAGATGGGAAGATTGAGGATGTCTTGGTAAAAGTTGATAAGTTCATTTTCCCAGTTGATTTCATTGTGTTGGATTATGAGGCAGACAGGGAGGTACCAATCATTCTAGGGAGGCCTTTTCTAGCTACTGGTAGAACTTTGATTGATGTGCAAAAGGGTGAACTTACTATGAGGGTTCAAGATGAGCAGGCGACTTTCAATGTTTTCAAGGATATGAGATTTCCAGATGAGGTCGAAGAGTGTTCTGTGGTTTCAGTGGTAGATTATTTGGCTTCAAAGGAATTAGAAAACAATTTTGATGATCCTCTAGAGAAACTCATTATGTTTGATTCACATGCAGAGGATGAGGATGAATACTTGCCTTGGCTAGAAGCTAGTTCACAAGGATTGCATACAAGAAAGCATTTTGAATCTTTGGAGCTCCCTTCAAGGTCTTTCGCAGCCCCTAAACCATCAATGGAAAAGCCTCTGGAGTTGGAATTAAAAGCTTTACCCTCACACTTAAGATATGCCTATTTGGGTAAGTCTTCCACCTTACCTGTGATTGTTTCGGCTGAGTTAAGTATGGAGTAA